The following are encoded together in the Bicyclus anynana chromosome 2, ilBicAnyn1.1, whole genome shotgun sequence genome:
- the LOC112045368 gene encoding nuclear pore glycoprotein p62 isoform X2, with the protein MSVGLGQPTTTAGSTFGKTTTSGSLFGGGDATKTFQTGATTDSKPNLFSGSGSSAFGGFNFGANAKTTASAGIFSSTPATTSTSSAFGSSKPFGAFNAPPVQTVGSPLFGQATKSATEQPTAFGASPQAATAFSSPATQAPIFGSPSGSSFSFGKAAGGFTTPASGFSAPAASTASVPQTTQAFGLGSTTQATATPGFGQSFGSKPFNFGSTATPAVTTAPPAFGTSTASPGFGFGQTQPTQQQPQPLNLGTPTTQQSAPQAGLNLSGQTASAFGSQTTTSFGSTQPVSFGSTAPSSFGTPTQPPAFGSTQAQPPAFGSTTSQPPAFGATQAPPPAFGSPQAQPPAFGSNQGQPPAFGSSQAPLPAFGSTQAPTPAFGSTQAQPPAFGSNQAFGATQSAQAPGTTQTTQASFSTAQTTQLSFGATPTSKPFGTTAGAFGSTAQSPATTSSTQAFGATSSTAAFGATSSTPAFGAASTANLGTTSTAQAFAPQTSTSFGAKPQTSQPLSFGTTPSSFATTTQPASTLAFGATKSQPVSFGSTAQTTQATSLSFGTAQTSQATSSTTAAGFGFGTSTASTTSSGLGFGTGLAFSKATTTGTTSSTTSATATSGITALGKSTATTMPTLSTVTTSAATAAPPAAISSITFAQLEESINKWTLELEEQERTFINQATQINAWDRLLVSNGEKILELNEAVETVKNEQTGLEHELDFVLAQQKELESLLAPLEKQLQESSGDRMRDPEREHMYSLAETLDTQLRQMSEDLKEVIEHLNETNRSQDSNDPIVQIGRILNAHMSSMQWIDNSIAQISTKLDTLKATHDTLRRDNERSFQLTYN; encoded by the exons aTAGCAAACCAAATCTGTTCAGTGGCAGTGGATCATCTGCGTTTGGTGGTTTTAATTTTGGAGCTAATGCGAAAACCACAGCATCGGCTGGCATAT TTTCTTCAACACCAGCCACAACAAGCACTAGCTCGGCATTTGGGTCAAGCAAACCGTTTGGTGCATTTAATGCTCCGCCGGTGCAAACTGTTGGCAGCCCCTTGTTTGGTCAAGCTACAAAATCG GCTACAGAACAGCCAACAGCATTTGGTGCAAGTCCACAAGCAGCTACCGCGTTTAGTTCTCCTGCTACACAAG CTCCAATATTTGGATCTCCATCAGGGTCAAGTTTCTCATTTGGCAAAGCTGCTGGTGGATTTACCACGCCAGCATCGGGTTTCTCTGCTCCTGCA GCATCAACAGCATCGGTCCCACAAACAACACAAGCCTTTGGCCTAGGCTCAACAACACAAGCCACGGCCACACCAGGCTTTGGCCAGAGTTTTGGCTCTAAGCCATTTAACTTTGGCTCTACTGCTACTCCTGCAGTTACCACAG CACCACCAGCATTTGGGACATCAACTGCTTCTCCAGGATTTGGGTTTGGTCAAACACAACCGACTCAACAACAACCACAACCGTTGAATTTAGGGACACCAACAACTCAACAATCCGCACCACAAGCTGGCTTAAACTTATCCGGGCAAACTGCCTCTGCTTTCGGAAGTCAGACTACAACAAGTTTTGGCAGCACTCAGCCTGTTAGCTTTGGATCTACAGCTCCATCTAGTTTCGGGACACCAACTCAACCACCTGCTTTTGGGTCAACTCAAGCTCAACCGCCTGCTTTTGGATCAACTACGTCTCAGCCGCCTGCTTTTGGAGCAACTCAAGCTCCACCACCTGCCTTTGGATCACCTCAAGCTCAACCACCTGCCTTTGGATCAAATCAAGGTCAACCACCTGCTTTTGGATCAAGTCAAGCTCCACTACCTGCTTTTGGATCAACTCAAGCCCCAACACCTGCTTTTGGATCGACCCAAGCTCAACCACCTGCTTTTGGATCAAATCAAGCTTTTGGTGCTACTCAAAGTGCGCAAGCACCAGGAACAACTCAAACCACACAAGCTTCTTTCAGTACAGCTCAAACAACGCAACTGTCATTTGGTGCGACTCCAACAAGTAAACCGTTTGGGACAACTGCAGGAGCTTTCGGATCAACTGCCCAAAGTCCTGCAACAACATCATCAACGCAAGCTTTTGGAGCGACTTCCTCAACTGCAGCTTTTGGTGCTACTTCATCAACTCCGGCTTTCGGAGCTGCATCAACTGCAAACCTTGGAACGACTTCAACAGCCCAAGCGTTTGCACCACAGACCAGTACAAGTTTTGGCGCAAAACCACAGACAAGCCAACCATTGAGTTTTGGAACAACTCCGTCTTCTTTTGCAACGACAACTCAACCTGCATCAACTTTAGCGTTTGGCGCAACAAAATCTCAACCAGTATCATTTGGATCTACGGCTCAAACAACTCAAGCTACATCACTGAGCTTTGGTACAGCTCAAACTAGTCAAGCGACTAGTTCGACGACTGCTGCCGGGTTCGGATTTGGAACATCAACTGCCAGCACTACGTCGAGTGGACTCGGTTTTGGAACTGGTCTGGCTTTCTCTAAGGCAACAACGACTGGCACTACTTCTAGTACTA CCTCTGCCACAGCAACCTCCGGTATAACAGCACTAGGCAAATCTACTGCGACCACTATGCCCACACTTAGTACTGTCACTAC TTCAGCCGCTACGGCAGCGCCCCCTGCAGCGATATCGTCGATAACATTCGCTCAGTTGGAGGAGAGCATCAACAAGTGGACCCTCGAGCTGGAGGAGCAAGAGAGGACCTTCATCAACCAAGCCACGCAGATCAATGCGTGGGACCGACTCTTGGTCTCCAACGGAGAGAAG ATTCTAGAACTGAACGAAGCTGTGGAAACCGTGAAGAATGAACAAACTGGTCTGGAACACGAGCTGGACTTCGTGTTGGCTCAACAGAAAGAGCTGGAATCGCTGCTGGCGCCGCTCGAGAAACAGCTGCAAGAATCATCTGGAGACAGAATGAGAGACCCTGAGAGGGAGCACAT GTATTCATTAGCGGAGACTTTAGACACACAACTTCGTCAGATGTCAGAAGACCTAAAGGAAGTCATTGAACACCTCAATGAAACTAATAGAAGCCAAGACAGCAATGATCCA atcgTACAAATCGGGCGCATACTAAACGCTCACATGTCATCGATGCAGTGGATAGACAATTCTATCGCGCAAATCTCCACTAAACTGGATACTCTCAAAGCCACGCACGACACTCTGCGACGAGATAACGAGAGATCATTCCAACtcacttataattaa
- the LOC112045368 gene encoding nuclear pore glycoprotein p62 isoform X1, with protein MSVGLGQPTTTAGSTFGKTTTSGSLFGGGDATKTFQTGATTDSKPNLFSGSGSSAFGGFNFGANAKTTASAGIFSSTPATTSTSSAFGSSKPFGAFNAPPVQTVGSPLFGQATKSATEQPTAFGASPQAATAFSSPATQAPIFGSPSGSSFSFGKAAGGFTTPASGFSAPAASTASVPQTTQAFGLGSTTQATATPGFGQSFGSKPFNFGSTATPAVTTAPPAFGTSTASPGFGFGQTQPTQQQPQPLNLGTPTTQQSAPQAGLNLSGQTASAFGSQTTTSFGSTQPVSFGSTAPSSFGTPTQPPAFGSTQAQPPAFGSTTSQPPAFGATQAPPPAFGSPQAQPPAFGSNQGQPPAFGSSQAPLPAFGSTQAPTPAFGSTQAQPPAFGSNQAFGATQSAQAPGTTQTTQASFSTAQTTQLSFGATPTSKPFGTTAGAFGSTAQSPATTSSTQAFGATSSTAAFGATSSTPAFGAASTANLGTTSTAQAFAPQTSTSFGAKPQTSQPLSFGTTPSSFATTTQPASTLAFGATKSQPVSFGSTAQTTQATSLSFGTAQTSQATSSTTAAGFGFGTSTASTTSSGLGFGTGLAFSKATTTGTTSSTTSATATSGITALGKSTATTMPTLSTVTTSSAATAAPPAAISSITFAQLEESINKWTLELEEQERTFINQATQINAWDRLLVSNGEKILELNEAVETVKNEQTGLEHELDFVLAQQKELESLLAPLEKQLQESSGDRMRDPEREHMYSLAETLDTQLRQMSEDLKEVIEHLNETNRSQDSNDPIVQIGRILNAHMSSMQWIDNSIAQISTKLDTLKATHDTLRRDNERSFQLTYN; from the exons aTAGCAAACCAAATCTGTTCAGTGGCAGTGGATCATCTGCGTTTGGTGGTTTTAATTTTGGAGCTAATGCGAAAACCACAGCATCGGCTGGCATAT TTTCTTCAACACCAGCCACAACAAGCACTAGCTCGGCATTTGGGTCAAGCAAACCGTTTGGTGCATTTAATGCTCCGCCGGTGCAAACTGTTGGCAGCCCCTTGTTTGGTCAAGCTACAAAATCG GCTACAGAACAGCCAACAGCATTTGGTGCAAGTCCACAAGCAGCTACCGCGTTTAGTTCTCCTGCTACACAAG CTCCAATATTTGGATCTCCATCAGGGTCAAGTTTCTCATTTGGCAAAGCTGCTGGTGGATTTACCACGCCAGCATCGGGTTTCTCTGCTCCTGCA GCATCAACAGCATCGGTCCCACAAACAACACAAGCCTTTGGCCTAGGCTCAACAACACAAGCCACGGCCACACCAGGCTTTGGCCAGAGTTTTGGCTCTAAGCCATTTAACTTTGGCTCTACTGCTACTCCTGCAGTTACCACAG CACCACCAGCATTTGGGACATCAACTGCTTCTCCAGGATTTGGGTTTGGTCAAACACAACCGACTCAACAACAACCACAACCGTTGAATTTAGGGACACCAACAACTCAACAATCCGCACCACAAGCTGGCTTAAACTTATCCGGGCAAACTGCCTCTGCTTTCGGAAGTCAGACTACAACAAGTTTTGGCAGCACTCAGCCTGTTAGCTTTGGATCTACAGCTCCATCTAGTTTCGGGACACCAACTCAACCACCTGCTTTTGGGTCAACTCAAGCTCAACCGCCTGCTTTTGGATCAACTACGTCTCAGCCGCCTGCTTTTGGAGCAACTCAAGCTCCACCACCTGCCTTTGGATCACCTCAAGCTCAACCACCTGCCTTTGGATCAAATCAAGGTCAACCACCTGCTTTTGGATCAAGTCAAGCTCCACTACCTGCTTTTGGATCAACTCAAGCCCCAACACCTGCTTTTGGATCGACCCAAGCTCAACCACCTGCTTTTGGATCAAATCAAGCTTTTGGTGCTACTCAAAGTGCGCAAGCACCAGGAACAACTCAAACCACACAAGCTTCTTTCAGTACAGCTCAAACAACGCAACTGTCATTTGGTGCGACTCCAACAAGTAAACCGTTTGGGACAACTGCAGGAGCTTTCGGATCAACTGCCCAAAGTCCTGCAACAACATCATCAACGCAAGCTTTTGGAGCGACTTCCTCAACTGCAGCTTTTGGTGCTACTTCATCAACTCCGGCTTTCGGAGCTGCATCAACTGCAAACCTTGGAACGACTTCAACAGCCCAAGCGTTTGCACCACAGACCAGTACAAGTTTTGGCGCAAAACCACAGACAAGCCAACCATTGAGTTTTGGAACAACTCCGTCTTCTTTTGCAACGACAACTCAACCTGCATCAACTTTAGCGTTTGGCGCAACAAAATCTCAACCAGTATCATTTGGATCTACGGCTCAAACAACTCAAGCTACATCACTGAGCTTTGGTACAGCTCAAACTAGTCAAGCGACTAGTTCGACGACTGCTGCCGGGTTCGGATTTGGAACATCAACTGCCAGCACTACGTCGAGTGGACTCGGTTTTGGAACTGGTCTGGCTTTCTCTAAGGCAACAACGACTGGCACTACTTCTAGTACTA CCTCTGCCACAGCAACCTCCGGTATAACAGCACTAGGCAAATCTACTGCGACCACTATGCCCACACTTAGTACTGTCACTAC TAGTTCAGCCGCTACGGCAGCGCCCCCTGCAGCGATATCGTCGATAACATTCGCTCAGTTGGAGGAGAGCATCAACAAGTGGACCCTCGAGCTGGAGGAGCAAGAGAGGACCTTCATCAACCAAGCCACGCAGATCAATGCGTGGGACCGACTCTTGGTCTCCAACGGAGAGAAG ATTCTAGAACTGAACGAAGCTGTGGAAACCGTGAAGAATGAACAAACTGGTCTGGAACACGAGCTGGACTTCGTGTTGGCTCAACAGAAAGAGCTGGAATCGCTGCTGGCGCCGCTCGAGAAACAGCTGCAAGAATCATCTGGAGACAGAATGAGAGACCCTGAGAGGGAGCACAT GTATTCATTAGCGGAGACTTTAGACACACAACTTCGTCAGATGTCAGAAGACCTAAAGGAAGTCATTGAACACCTCAATGAAACTAATAGAAGCCAAGACAGCAATGATCCA atcgTACAAATCGGGCGCATACTAAACGCTCACATGTCATCGATGCAGTGGATAGACAATTCTATCGCGCAAATCTCCACTAAACTGGATACTCTCAAAGCCACGCACGACACTCTGCGACGAGATAACGAGAGATCATTCCAACtcacttataattaa
- the LOC112045367 gene encoding checkpoint protein HUS1 produces the protein MKFRGIMIDAGPMREFTNIVTTISKLSKECVLRLSDDKLYFIVSEDNSGPAPPVLWCEIPQVVFFSEYQMIGIDEEHKDIYLSVISANLAKSLVTLKSAKSLKIKLTKKQCPCLTLEIEMQSVISQQSRQVTHDIPVVVVPRKMWSDFHEPKVQTPDISIELPTLKQLRTTIDRMRTMAQEVVIRASAEGKLTLQIKTDMAKVSTRFKDLRVEAFEGPIDHSDSETESVAIEDISKLCHCRVDAKKFSMFLSADNISHNRTICSIVHKKLVILCLYTQENVKLQCFITGIVY, from the exons ATGAAATTCCGTGGCATAATGATTGATGCCGGACCTATGAGAGAGTTCACGA ATATTGTGACCACCATATCAAAGTTATCAAAAGAGTGTGTATTACGTTTGTCTGATGACAAGCTGTACTTTATAGTTAGTGAGGACAACAGCGGCCCTGCACCACCTGTGCTATGGTGTGAGATACCACAAGTGGTATTCTTTTCGGAGTATCAAATGATTGGCATTGATGAAGAGCATAAGGACATTTACCTTAGCGTCATATCTG caAATCTTGCCAAATCCTTGGTGACACTGAAGTCAGCAAAGTCATTGAAAATTAAACTTACCAAAAAGCAGTGCCCATGTTTGACCTTGGAAATCGAAATG caATCAGTAATATCACAGCAATCAAGGCAGGTGACACATGACATTCCAGTAGTAGTGGTGCCTAGGAAGATGTGGAGTGACTTTCATGAGCCGAAGGTCCAAACTCCtgat ATATCCATAGAGCTGCCCACACTCAAGCAGTTGCGTACCACCATAGACAGAATGAGGACGATGGCTCAAGAGGTGGTGATCAGAGCATCGGCTGAAGGCAAACTCACATTACAGATCAAGACTGACATGGCCAAAGTGTCGACACGGTTTAAGGATTTAAGAGTTGAAGCATTCGAAG GTCCAATAGACCATTCAGATTCCGAAACAGAAAGTGTAGCGATCGAAGACATATCAAAGTTGTGCCATTGCAGAGTGGATgcgaagaagttctcaatgttCCTCAGTGCGGACAACATATCACATAACAGAACCATTTGCAGTATTGTGCATAAGAAGTTAGTAATACTGTGTCTGTACACGCAGGAGAATGTTAAATTGCAGTGCTTTATTACTGGCatagtttattaa